In a genomic window of Gigantopelta aegis isolate Gae_Host chromosome 9, Gae_host_genome, whole genome shotgun sequence:
- the LOC121381877 gene encoding uncharacterized protein LOC121381877 isoform X2 — protein sequence MVATPLQTHVKPYEAPASVASEQTCTPGSCGKFNYYDIPKYYGGLFKTESEIRQVEKAWGSKHRREFGSKWMTFWIMLLHGMKRTKSSTVSSNHWHDYDQCCPTTYDYVAYQSMINIYGQRKFLVHLSMLNPPKYQWIRTGRCHSAPHFCYGTCRIEDITLFMLVFDISKYPPFSFDAFSVRGYCSCKSSWGVKHVQPITDELKTTDEVSYKSSKTVKL from the exons ATGGTTGCTACTCCTCTCCAAACACACGTGAAGCCATACGAAGCGCCCGCGAGCGTTGCATCTGAACAAACCTGCACTCCAGGATCTTGTGGCAAGTTCAACTACTACGACATTCCTAAATATTACGGCGGGCTGTTCAAGACCGAGTCTGAGATCCGCCAGGTGGAGAAGGCGTGGGGTTCGAAACACCGCAGGGAGTTTGGCAGCAAGTGGATGACGTTTTGGATCATGTTGCTTCACGGTATGAAGAGGACGAAAAGTTCTACGGTCAGTTCCAACCACTGGCACGATTATGACCAGTGCTGCCCAAC GACATACGATTACGTCGCTTACCagtcgatgataaatatctATGGACAGCGAAAATTCCTCGTTCATCTTAGCATGCTAAATCCACCAAAGTATCAGTGGATTCGAACTGGAAGGTGCCA ctcAGCGCCACACTTTTGTTACGGAACTTGCAGGATAGAAGACATCACCTTATTCATGCTCGTGTTCGACATCAGTAAATACCCACCATTCTCGTTCGATGCGTTTTCCGTCCGGGGATACTGCTCTTGTAAAAGCTCCTGGGGTGTCAAACACGTTCAGCCAATCACAGATGAATTGAAAACCACAGATGAAGTCAGTTATAAAAGCAGTAAAACTGTTAAACTGTAA
- the LOC121381877 gene encoding uncharacterized protein LOC121381877 isoform X1 gives MKMVATPLQTHVKPYEAPASVASEQTCTPGSCGKFNYYDIPKYYGGLFKTESEIRQVEKAWGSKHRREFGSKWMTFWIMLLHGMKRTKSSTVSSNHWHDYDQCCPTTYDYVAYQSMINIYGQRKFLVHLSMLNPPKYQWIRTGRCHSAPHFCYGTCRIEDITLFMLVFDISKYPPFSFDAFSVRGYCSCKSSWGVKHVQPITDELKTTDEVSYKSSKTVKL, from the exons ATGAAG ATGGTTGCTACTCCTCTCCAAACACACGTGAAGCCATACGAAGCGCCCGCGAGCGTTGCATCTGAACAAACCTGCACTCCAGGATCTTGTGGCAAGTTCAACTACTACGACATTCCTAAATATTACGGCGGGCTGTTCAAGACCGAGTCTGAGATCCGCCAGGTGGAGAAGGCGTGGGGTTCGAAACACCGCAGGGAGTTTGGCAGCAAGTGGATGACGTTTTGGATCATGTTGCTTCACGGTATGAAGAGGACGAAAAGTTCTACGGTCAGTTCCAACCACTGGCACGATTATGACCAGTGCTGCCCAAC GACATACGATTACGTCGCTTACCagtcgatgataaatatctATGGACAGCGAAAATTCCTCGTTCATCTTAGCATGCTAAATCCACCAAAGTATCAGTGGATTCGAACTGGAAGGTGCCA ctcAGCGCCACACTTTTGTTACGGAACTTGCAGGATAGAAGACATCACCTTATTCATGCTCGTGTTCGACATCAGTAAATACCCACCATTCTCGTTCGATGCGTTTTCCGTCCGGGGATACTGCTCTTGTAAAAGCTCCTGGGGTGTCAAACACGTTCAGCCAATCACAGATGAATTGAAAACCACAGATGAAGTCAGTTATAAAAGCAGTAAAACTGTTAAACTGTAA